In the Acidobacteriota bacterium genome, one interval contains:
- a CDS encoding radical SAM protein — translation MNRFANILLTGPCNQRCPHCIGRALAARALPDNLDRFPPLNLEPFLALLVREGIREISLTGTNTDPQLYPHEAALLDRLRDRLPGVRVSLHTNGRLARAKIDVFNRYDRATISVPSFRPETIRRMTGCDGGPDLAAILRQAVIPVKISTLVTQDNRREIPEIISRCRELAVRRLVLRRLYGETQPEDFFPGCTPVRMFAGNPVFDMDGLEVTVWDFARSTLWCLNLFSDGTISRDYRLAG, via the coding sequence ATGAACCGCTTCGCCAACATCCTCCTGACCGGGCCCTGCAACCAGCGGTGCCCCCACTGCATCGGCCGCGCACTGGCCGCCCGGGCGCTGCCGGACAATCTTGACCGTTTCCCCCCACTCAATCTCGAGCCCTTCCTGGCCCTGCTGGTCCGCGAGGGGATCCGGGAGATCTCACTCACCGGCACCAACACCGACCCCCAGCTCTACCCACACGAGGCCGCCCTCCTGGACCGGCTGCGTGACCGCCTGCCGGGTGTGCGGGTGTCGCTGCACACCAACGGCCGGCTGGCCCGGGCCAAGATCGACGTGTTCAACCGCTACGACCGGGCCACGATCTCGGTCCCGTCGTTTCGGCCGGAAACGATCCGCCGCATGACCGGCTGCGACGGCGGGCCGGACCTGGCGGCCATCCTGCGCCAGGCAGTGATTCCCGTCAAGATCTCCACGCTCGTCACCCAGGACAACCGGCGGGAGATCCCCGAGATCATCAGTCGCTGCCGCGAACTGGCCGTTCGGCGTCTGGTCCTCCGCCGACTGTACGGCGAGACACAACCCGAGGACTTCTTCCCGGGCTGCACACCGGTCCGGATGTTCGCCGGCAATCCCGTCTTTGACATGGACGGACTCGAGGTGACCGTCTGGGACTTCGCGCGTTCCACCCTGTGGTGCCTCAATCTGTTCAGCGACGGGACCATCAGTCGGGACTATCGCCTCGCGGGATGA